A single window of Sphingobacterium sp. ML3W DNA harbors:
- a CDS encoding Glu/Leu/Phe/Val dehydrogenase dimerization domain-containing protein: MKDLLQAFESKRPEIVFEWKDTETEAEGWVIINSLRGGAAGGGTRMRLGLDKNEVESLAKTMEVKFTVSGPPIGGAKSGINFDPSDPRKKGVLDRWFKVVTPLLKNYYGTGGDLNVDEIHDVIPLTEQYGLWHPQEGVLNGHFNVRENERIHQIGQLRYGVSKVLEDPAYSPDMKRKYKIADMITGYGVAEAVKHFYRCYGNDCIGKSAVIQGWGNVAAAAAFYLSKMGVKVVGIIDRAGGLINPLGFTEAEVTALFLNRKGNELCSPDLLSFDEVNKEIWQIGAAIFIPAAASRLVSKEQVSELVTHGLELIASGANVPFSDREIFYGPVMEYADTQVSVIPDFIANCGMARVFAYLMQPNVEISDDALFSDVSRVIGQAIDQIRAVSDSKTHLSSRAYEIALKQLV; encoded by the coding sequence ATGAAAGATTTACTGCAAGCTTTTGAAAGCAAAAGACCTGAAATCGTGTTTGAATGGAAAGATACGGAAACCGAAGCAGAAGGCTGGGTCATTATCAATTCATTACGCGGAGGCGCTGCAGGCGGGGGCACACGCATGCGATTGGGCTTGGATAAAAATGAAGTTGAATCGTTGGCAAAGACCATGGAGGTGAAGTTTACCGTTTCAGGACCACCTATTGGTGGAGCAAAATCTGGAATCAATTTTGATCCATCAGATCCACGTAAAAAAGGAGTATTGGATCGGTGGTTTAAAGTGGTCACACCATTACTTAAAAATTACTACGGTACGGGCGGCGATCTGAATGTCGATGAAATCCATGATGTCATTCCCCTGACCGAGCAATATGGCCTTTGGCATCCGCAAGAGGGCGTGTTGAATGGGCATTTCAATGTGCGCGAAAATGAAAGGATCCATCAGATCGGACAGTTGCGGTACGGCGTTTCCAAAGTCTTGGAAGACCCTGCATACAGTCCGGATATGAAGCGTAAATATAAAATTGCCGATATGATTACCGGTTATGGCGTAGCAGAGGCTGTTAAGCATTTTTACAGATGCTATGGTAACGATTGTATCGGTAAAAGTGCGGTCATACAAGGTTGGGGCAATGTTGCAGCGGCAGCAGCCTTCTATCTGAGTAAGATGGGGGTTAAGGTCGTAGGGATTATCGATCGAGCAGGAGGCTTGATCAATCCATTAGGTTTTACAGAAGCCGAGGTAACAGCCTTGTTCCTCAATCGAAAAGGGAACGAGCTGTGTAGTCCAGATTTACTTTCTTTTGATGAAGTAAATAAAGAGATTTGGCAGATTGGAGCTGCTATCTTCATACCTGCTGCTGCCTCGCGTTTGGTTTCCAAAGAGCAGGTTAGTGAATTGGTCACACATGGGTTGGAATTGATTGCTTCGGGTGCCAATGTCCCTTTCTCAGATCGCGAGATATTTTATGGCCCCGTTATGGAATATGCAGATACGCAAGTCTCCGTCATTCCCGATTTTATAGCCAACTGTGGCATGGCCCGTGTTTTCGCCTATCTCATGCAACCTAATGTCGAGATCAGTGATGATGCCCTGTTCTCCGATGTCTCTCGTGTTATCGGGCAAGCGATCGATCAGATTAGAGCAGTCTCGGATTCAAAGACACATCTTTCATCCCGAGCATATGAAATTGCACTCAAACAACTTGTGTGA
- the hppD gene encoding 4-hydroxyphenylpyruvate dioxygenase produces the protein MKQTFAEKIALAQDFLPINGTDYIEFYVGNAKQAAHYYKTAFGFQSEAYAGPETGVRDRASYVLRQGKIRLVLTTALRSDHPISEHVKKHGDGVKILALWVDDATKAFEETTKRGAKVYQEPQVLTDEYGEAITSGIYTYGETVHLFVERKNYKGVFLPGYQVWESDYQPAEVGLLYIDHCVGNVGWNKMNETVAWYQEVMGFVNVLSFDDKQINTEYSALMSKVMSNGNGYVKFPINEPAEGQKKSQIEEYLDFYEGEGVQHAALATQDIVQTVKALKARGVEFLGAPPEAYYDMLPERVGQIDEEIQIIQDLGILVDRDDEGYLLQIFTKPVEDRPTLFFEIIQRKGAQSFGAGNFKALFEAIEREQAKRGNL, from the coding sequence ATGAAACAGACATTTGCAGAGAAAATAGCCTTGGCACAAGACTTTCTACCCATCAATGGGACGGATTATATCGAGTTTTATGTCGGCAATGCCAAACAGGCCGCACATTATTATAAAACAGCCTTTGGTTTTCAGTCCGAAGCCTATGCCGGACCAGAAACAGGGGTACGCGATCGTGCGTCCTACGTTTTGCGCCAAGGAAAGATACGATTGGTATTGACAACGGCATTGCGCTCCGATCACCCGATATCTGAGCATGTCAAAAAACATGGTGATGGTGTTAAAATACTGGCCCTTTGGGTAGACGATGCAACTAAAGCATTCGAAGAAACGACTAAAAGAGGGGCTAAAGTGTATCAAGAACCGCAAGTATTGACCGATGAGTATGGCGAGGCTATTACTTCAGGGATCTATACCTACGGAGAAACGGTTCACCTCTTTGTCGAGCGTAAAAATTACAAAGGAGTCTTTTTACCAGGTTACCAAGTTTGGGAAAGTGATTATCAACCAGCAGAAGTCGGCTTGTTGTATATCGACCATTGTGTAGGTAATGTCGGTTGGAATAAAATGAATGAAACAGTAGCGTGGTATCAAGAGGTGATGGGCTTTGTCAATGTATTATCTTTTGATGATAAGCAGATCAACACCGAGTACTCCGCACTGATGAGTAAAGTGATGAGCAATGGAAATGGATATGTCAAATTTCCCATCAATGAACCAGCAGAAGGGCAGAAGAAATCGCAGATTGAAGAATACCTGGATTTTTATGAAGGAGAAGGCGTGCAGCATGCTGCCTTAGCGACGCAAGATATCGTGCAGACTGTAAAAGCATTAAAGGCACGTGGTGTGGAGTTTTTGGGAGCACCACCAGAAGCCTATTATGATATGTTACCAGAGCGCGTGGGCCAAATTGATGAAGAGATCCAGATCATTCAAGATCTTGGAATTTTAGTGGACCGTGACGATGAGGGCTATCTCTTGCAGATCTTTACGAAACCAGTTGAAGATCGCCCCACTTTATTTTTTGAAATTATACAACGTAAGGGCGCACAAAGTTTTGGAGCAGGTAACTTCAAGGCTTTATTCGAAGCTATAGAGCGCGAGCAAGCAAAACGTGGAAATCTTTAA
- a CDS encoding phytase, which yields MKSIQFFYGFAVLALATSCSDKLTPVASNALQPAVVTEQTEYDTDDPAIWINPQDPSKSLIVGTDKEINGGLYVYDLKGKIVNKVTGLQRPNNVDIAYGLVINGEKVDVAITTERKSHQLRMYSLPDLKPLDGGGIDVFVGEKGEDERDGMGVAIYTKKIDSTTNEIYAIVGRKSGPSGSYLWQYKLSGKADGTIQADVVRKFGTYSGAKEIEAIAVDNELGYVYYSDETVGVRKYYADPTLNNNEELALFAQGEAKRDHEGIAIYKTGEKTGYILVSNQQNNSFLVYPREGEAGNPNAYKLLADIPVSAVECDGADATHVNLGPEYPNGILVAMSNGQVFHIYDWNSVQQRIQEGK from the coding sequence ATGAAATCAATACAATTTTTTTACGGATTTGCTGTTTTAGCATTAGCGACATCATGTAGTGACAAGTTAACACCGGTAGCATCTAATGCACTCCAACCAGCAGTAGTGACCGAACAAACCGAGTACGACACCGATGATCCTGCCATTTGGATCAATCCGCAAGACCCGAGTAAAAGTTTGATCGTCGGTACGGATAAGGAAATCAACGGAGGCTTATATGTTTATGACCTGAAAGGAAAGATTGTGAATAAAGTGACCGGTTTACAACGTCCCAATAATGTAGACATTGCCTACGGCTTAGTGATCAATGGCGAAAAAGTTGATGTTGCGATTACCACAGAACGTAAATCACATCAATTGCGCATGTATAGCCTTCCTGATCTAAAACCATTAGATGGCGGTGGAATTGACGTATTTGTTGGAGAAAAGGGAGAAGATGAACGCGACGGAATGGGAGTTGCTATCTATACCAAGAAGATCGATTCTACAACCAATGAAATCTATGCAATCGTCGGTCGGAAATCGGGTCCTTCCGGAAGTTATTTATGGCAGTACAAATTGAGCGGTAAGGCAGATGGAACCATTCAGGCCGATGTTGTACGTAAATTTGGTACATACAGTGGCGCTAAAGAAATTGAAGCAATCGCTGTTGATAACGAATTGGGCTATGTCTATTATTCGGATGAAACCGTGGGTGTTCGCAAGTATTATGCTGACCCCACTTTGAACAATAATGAAGAGTTGGCTCTGTTTGCACAAGGAGAAGCGAAACGCGACCATGAAGGGATCGCTATCTATAAAACAGGAGAAAAGACCGGTTACATTTTGGTTTCCAACCAACAGAACAATTCTTTTTTGGTTTACCCAAGAGAAGGTGAGGCTGGAAACCCTAATGCCTATAAATTATTAGCTGACATACCTGTTTCAGCAGTAGAATGTGATGGCGCTGATGCAACACATGTCAATCTGGGACCTGAATATCCGAATGGGATATTGGTGGCCATGAGCAACGGACAAGTATTCCATATCTACGATTGGAATAGTGTTCAGCAACGTATTCAAGAAGGTAAGTAA
- a CDS encoding fumarylacetoacetate hydrolase family protein has product MASTGFFKPKIVVNGSGTDLEKYIRNFMRLVTCMLNENERLAFLIDQHIYPCQEVDVHFPDSMDQYLHAAATIKSDMHHAYQELCSSSNKQLPLTVEDSRLLAPVPHPSSLRDAYAFRQHVATSRRNRGLPMIPEFDEFPVFYFSNHRAICGPGPVACMPKHFDKLDFELEVAIVLHKQGKNIPASEADAYIAGYMIMNDISARTLQMEEMKLNLGPAKGKDFATVIGPCLVTTDELEQYRVDPPTGHIGATYDLAMTCSVNGTLVSSGNLRDMDWTFAEIIARVSYGVEVYPGDVIGSGTVGTGCFLELNGTGKLNDITYPEQWLQEGDHIQMEVTALGQLHNQIVAAKD; this is encoded by the coding sequence ATGGCATCAACGGGCTTTTTCAAACCAAAAATAGTGGTTAATGGCTCGGGTACCGATTTAGAAAAATATATTCGCAATTTTATGAGACTTGTAACCTGTATGTTGAATGAAAATGAGCGTCTTGCTTTTTTGATAGACCAACATATCTATCCCTGTCAGGAGGTTGATGTACATTTTCCAGACAGTATGGATCAGTACTTGCATGCAGCAGCTACGATCAAGTCCGATATGCATCATGCGTATCAGGAACTTTGTTCTTCTAGCAACAAACAGTTACCATTGACAGTGGAAGACAGCCGCTTACTCGCTCCTGTACCCCATCCAAGTTCTTTACGTGATGCCTATGCTTTTCGCCAACACGTAGCTACTTCACGTCGAAATCGTGGACTACCGATGATTCCTGAATTTGATGAATTTCCGGTATTCTATTTTTCCAATCACCGTGCTATCTGTGGCCCTGGCCCTGTAGCTTGTATGCCCAAGCATTTCGATAAACTCGACTTTGAATTGGAGGTCGCTATTGTTCTGCATAAGCAGGGTAAAAACATACCTGCATCCGAAGCGGATGCTTACATCGCTGGCTATATGATTATGAACGACATCAGTGCGCGTACCCTGCAGATGGAAGAGATGAAACTGAATTTAGGACCGGCCAAAGGGAAAGACTTTGCCACGGTAATCGGTCCCTGTTTGGTGACAACAGATGAACTGGAACAATATCGTGTAGATCCGCCGACAGGACACATCGGAGCGACCTATGATCTGGCCATGACCTGTAGCGTAAACGGAACATTGGTTTCTAGCGGCAATCTCCGTGATATGGATTGGACATTTGCCGAAATCATAGCACGTGTTTCTTATGGTGTTGAGGTATACCCTGGAGATGTCATTGGGTCTGGAACGGTCGGTACGGGCTGTTTTCTGGAGCTCAACGGGACTGGAAAATTAAACGATATCACTTACCCGGAACAATGGTTACAGGAAGGTGACCATATACAAATGGAAGTGACCGCCTTAGGTCAATTGCACAATCAAATTGTTGCAGCAAAAGATTAA
- a CDS encoding metallophosphoesterase, which translates to MKKYTLLILFAVLLLQQSFAQSTIQQEERLSGYKGDFTPEVTLPKDGFTFLALGDFGRVGEYYQKDVAAELGRAAITLDAEFVVSVGDNFYPSGVASTQDQHWKSSYEEIYTHPNLYKDWYAILGNHDYRGSTKAQIDYTQVSRRWNMPSPYYKKKFELEDGSTLLMVFMDTNPFIDGYHDNSEKYPDLVKQDTAAQRKWLIESLSDTDPNIKWKIVVGHHPLYSGGKRKESKDTKAFEAKFAGIFDQYGVQAYICGHEHDLQVIRPKNRFTTQFLSGAGSEVRPTGQRDGTLFAAAEPGFMAFTIAGDTLLVQTIQAKTGATKLLNSISIKSK; encoded by the coding sequence ATGAAAAAATACACATTACTAATCTTATTTGCCGTATTGCTATTGCAGCAATCCTTTGCACAATCAACTATTCAGCAAGAAGAACGCTTATCAGGTTACAAGGGAGACTTCACACCAGAAGTCACGTTACCCAAAGATGGTTTTACATTTTTAGCCTTGGGCGATTTCGGCCGAGTAGGTGAATATTATCAAAAGGATGTGGCAGCAGAATTAGGTCGTGCAGCCATTACCCTCGATGCCGAGTTTGTGGTATCTGTCGGCGATAACTTTTATCCTTCAGGCGTAGCCAGTACACAAGATCAACATTGGAAGTCTTCATATGAAGAGATTTATACGCACCCTAACCTCTATAAAGATTGGTATGCGATTTTAGGAAATCACGATTATAGGGGCAGTACCAAAGCGCAAATCGATTATACCCAAGTGAGCCGAAGATGGAATATGCCCAGTCCATACTATAAGAAGAAATTTGAATTGGAGGACGGTAGTACATTATTGATGGTTTTTATGGATACCAATCCTTTTATCGATGGTTATCATGACAATAGTGAAAAATATCCCGATTTGGTAAAGCAAGATACTGCAGCTCAGAGAAAATGGTTGATCGAATCGTTATCGGATACCGATCCAAACATTAAATGGAAAATTGTCGTAGGTCACCATCCCCTCTACAGTGGTGGTAAACGTAAAGAAAGCAAGGATACAAAAGCCTTTGAAGCGAAATTTGCAGGTATTTTTGATCAATATGGTGTGCAAGCCTACATTTGTGGGCATGAGCATGATTTACAGGTTATCCGTCCAAAGAATCGTTTTACAACACAGTTTTTAAGTGGAGCAGGAAGTGAGGTGAGACCAACAGGACAACGTGACGGAACACTTTTTGCAGCTGCTGAACCTGGTTTTATGGCCTTTACGATAGCAGGTGATACCCTATTAGTCCAAACCATACAAGCAAAAACTGGTGCTACAAAATTATTGAACAGCATCAGTATTAAATCAAAATAA
- a CDS encoding flavin reductase family protein, with protein MAQRKTTVIDPSTQQAVFDNLIKYAIAPRPICFASTIDEAGDVNLSPFSYFNLMSQQPPICVFSPLLRMRDGSTKHTLDNIHEIPEVVINIVNYAMVQQQSLASTEYGKGINEFDKSGFTPIASELIRPPRVAESPVQLECKVHDIITLGDGPGSGNLIIAEIVRMHIHEDLLNDQHQIDQDALDLVARLGGNWYSRVTKESLFEVPKPLRNLGIGVDALPEHIRFSDILTGNQLGRLANVEQMPILTDEAILMENPKILAIWEETKEDPALRRKQLQTHAATLLDQGELIVAWQVLLLEI; from the coding sequence ATGGCACAAAGAAAAACAACGGTTATCGACCCCAGCACGCAGCAAGCAGTCTTTGACAACTTGATCAAATATGCCATTGCCCCTCGTCCTATCTGTTTTGCAAGTACCATAGACGAGGCAGGTGATGTCAACTTAAGCCCCTTTAGCTACTTTAACCTGATGTCGCAACAACCACCTATCTGTGTCTTTTCGCCTTTGCTTCGTATGCGGGATGGATCTACAAAACATACGTTGGATAATATCCATGAAATACCAGAAGTGGTCATCAATATCGTCAACTATGCCATGGTGCAACAACAGTCGCTCGCGAGTACCGAATATGGGAAAGGCATCAATGAGTTTGATAAATCGGGGTTTACGCCGATTGCTTCCGAATTGATTAGACCTCCTCGTGTGGCAGAGTCTCCGGTACAATTGGAATGTAAAGTACATGATATCATCACTCTCGGAGATGGGCCTGGTAGTGGCAACTTGATCATTGCCGAGATAGTCCGCATGCATATTCACGAAGATCTATTGAATGACCAACATCAAATAGACCAGGATGCCTTAGATCTTGTTGCCCGTTTAGGAGGTAATTGGTACTCTCGGGTTACGAAAGAATCGCTCTTTGAAGTGCCCAAACCCCTACGCAATTTGGGGATTGGTGTAGATGCATTACCAGAACATATCCGATTCTCGGATATCCTGACGGGTAATCAATTGGGCAGATTGGCCAATGTCGAGCAAATGCCGATTTTGACGGATGAAGCTATCTTAATGGAAAACCCCAAAATTCTAGCCATATGGGAAGAAACAAAAGAAGACCCAGCACTAAGACGTAAACAACTCCAAACGCACGCTGCCACACTATTGGATCAAGGTGAGCTGATCGTAGCATGGCAGGTGCTTTTATTGGAAATATGA
- a CDS encoding homogentisate 1,2-dioxygenase, whose product MPLYHQLGKVPPKRHTVFRKPDGSLYSEELVSTHGFSSTYSLVYHCHPPTLVKQIGEPYDVSPKIARRKHLKHTSLKGFAIQAKDDYLESRVPVLVNDDLQISLAAPRQSMSDYFYKNSQADEILFIHEGSGVLKTGYGQIPFAYGDYIVIPRGIIYQLHFDRPDNRLFIIESFSPIRTPKRYRNEFGQLMEHAPFYERDIKRPMQLETIDEMGDFEVRIKKQGLIYPYIYGSHPFDFVGWDGYHYPWAFSIHDFMPITGKLHQPPPVHQTFETDSFVVCSFCPRLYDYHPDSIPAPYSHSNVDSDEVLYYVDGDFMSRKSVERGQITLHPGGIPHGPHPGTVEKSIGQKQTQELAVMIDPFRPLMLTEEALAIEDPDYFKSWLSE is encoded by the coding sequence ATGCCACTTTATCATCAATTGGGGAAAGTACCTCCAAAAAGACATACCGTATTTCGGAAACCCGATGGTAGCTTATATTCCGAAGAATTGGTTTCCACGCATGGGTTTTCCAGCACCTACTCGTTGGTTTATCATTGCCATCCACCCACTTTGGTCAAGCAGATCGGAGAACCCTATGATGTATCGCCAAAAATAGCACGACGAAAGCACCTAAAACATACCAGTCTGAAAGGGTTTGCTATTCAAGCAAAGGATGATTATTTGGAAAGTCGGGTTCCTGTTCTGGTCAATGACGACCTACAGATTTCCTTGGCTGCTCCAAGACAGTCCATGAGCGATTATTTTTATAAAAATAGTCAGGCAGACGAGATTCTTTTCATCCATGAAGGGTCAGGTGTTTTAAAGACGGGTTATGGGCAGATTCCATTTGCTTATGGCGATTATATCGTGATTCCCAGAGGTATTATTTATCAACTTCATTTTGACCGACCTGACAATCGCTTGTTTATCATCGAATCTTTTTCACCCATCCGCACGCCAAAGCGCTATCGGAATGAATTTGGACAATTGATGGAGCATGCTCCTTTTTACGAACGGGATATCAAGAGACCCATGCAATTGGAGACGATAGATGAAATGGGAGACTTTGAGGTCCGAATCAAAAAACAGGGATTGATCTACCCTTATATATACGGCAGTCACCCCTTTGACTTCGTCGGTTGGGATGGGTACCATTATCCTTGGGCGTTCTCTATTCATGATTTTATGCCCATTACAGGAAAGCTACATCAGCCACCTCCAGTACATCAAACCTTCGAAACCGATAGTTTTGTTGTCTGTAGCTTCTGCCCAAGGCTTTATGACTATCATCCCGACTCCATTCCGGCGCCATATAGCCACAGCAATGTGGATTCTGATGAAGTCTTGTACTACGTGGATGGCGACTTTATGAGCCGTAAAAGTGTGGAACGAGGGCAGATAACCCTGCATCCAGGTGGTATACCGCATGGTCCTCATCCAGGTACAGTAGAAAAAAGTATTGGACAGAAGCAAACACAAGAATTGGCCGTAATGATCGACCCCTTTAGACCCTTAATGCTCACGGAGGAAGCTTTGGCAATTGAGGATCCAGACTATTTCAAATCGTGGTTAAGTGAGTAA